In Tautonia rosea, the genomic window AAGTTCTCATGCCCAGCCGTTGTGGAACACACGCACATGTCGGTATTATAACCGGCGAGGAGGACGTGCCGGATCCCTTGTGATTGAAGAAAATCTCGAAGCAGGTCGTACCCTTCTCCGTCATAGATGACCACGTCGTTCGGATCAACCTCGATGGACTTCATGACGGGGATAGGGAGCTCCCAGAACCCGGGCGGGTCGTAGATCGGCCCGGCGTCGAGTCCCCGGAACTGCTGGAAGTAGTCGATTGTGGGAGTCTCAGTCGAAACCGTGATCTGCTCTGGCAAGGCACTCCCCCGGTAGGCAAAGGATCGCAGTGTGGCGGTCAGTTCCCGTTGGCCTTCGATGCGATCGTCAGCCGAGGGGGTGCCACGGACGGATCGGTAGAGTTTGGCCCGAATGGGGTCTTCGGTGCCGGGAAGACTGTAGACGACGGCGCCGACTCGGTCCCTCCAGGCGTTCAAGAACGGATTGATGACCTCCTTGGCGTGATCGAGTGCGATTGCGTTCTTGACGGGTGTGCATTGAAACGCAGCCCCAGCCGGTTCAGGGGTGTCCCACCCTTGCCCGTCGTCGACTCCCCAGGGGTGAACGACCACAATCGCGGTCCGATCGCTCCGGAGGTGGTTGGGAACTTCGATGATCCCTCTCGCATTGTACGAGAATCGCCAGGCTCTCACGTCAAGATCCGCCTCGGGATCGTCCACGAGCACCGGAGCCTCGAAGCGTGCTGATTCCTCGATGGGAGCAACGAACTGGGGAAAATCGGCGAGAATCGGCTGCGGATCGGTTAGCGGGGTCAGTTGATTGGCATACGTACGGGTCTCCCCGCTCGGTTCCTCAGAAACGGCTTCTACGACGCACAGGACCCAGAGGCCGAAGAACCATGTCACGCAAACGGGTACATTTCGCATCAAGGGGCTCCGAATCGTTTGAGCTGGTTGGGGCAAGTCCGTCAAGGGAATCCTCTCCTTGCCCGTTTTGTTCGGGACCAGGAGCGAGTTAAGCTCGATGGATGTTGGCCAAAGTTTCCGGCGAAGGCAAGCATGCGACGGGGGACTGTCGATGAGCAGGCATGTGATACTTACCCTCACCGGCGCGGACCGGATCGGAATCGTCGAGGAGTTGACTCGAATCCTTCTCGACCAGGGCGGGAACGTGGAAACAAGCCGAATGGCCCGGCTCGGCGGTGAGTTTGCCGTCCTGATGCTTGTCAGTCTGCCTGAGTCTCAAGATGCGGAGCTGCATCGAGGGCTGGAGAAACTGGCTGCTCGCGGCTACAAGTTCACCATCACCCCGACCGAACAGCCCTATGCCGAAGCCCATTCCGGGTGGCGAGGTTTCCGGATCGAGGTCGAAGGAGCCGACCACGAAGGAATCGTCCACCGGGTTGCCCGCCATCTGTCGACCCAAGGAATCAGCATCGAGTCGATGGAAACCGAGACGACATCTGCCCCCTTCGGGGGTGTTCCTCTCTTTAACATGTCCGCAAGTATTGTCGTCCCCCCCGAACTGGCCGAGACCTCGTGGAACGATGGGCTCTTTGCGATCGGTGACGAAATGAACCTGGAGATTCGCGTCGCTCCAGAGCCCGAGGGTTGATGATTTCACCGAGATCGAAGTGGCTGGACCCCTGTGGGCAGCCACTTCGGAGGGAAGGTGGAAAATGTGACGTCGTCGAAACTCTACGACTCAGCGTGTGTAGCCTCGGACGAAACCGATGCACTGTGCCACGCCAGGGACGTTGTTTTCCCAGTCATGTTCGTATTCGATCGAAATGTTTCCTTCGAATCCCTGGGCCTTCAACTCATCGAGCACGTCTGCGATATTGCAGACGCCCGTTCCGTAGGGTACGTCGTGGCCGGATCGCCCCATCTCATTGAGATCCTTGAGGTGAGAGCTAATGATTCGACCCTTGAGAATCTTCAAACATTCTACCGGATTGAGCCCTGAGCGAGCCCAGTGTCCCGTATCGGCGCAGGCTCCGAGTCGCGAGTCCCGATCCTTGACCAGTTCGGCGATGTAATTCGGATCCCAGACCTTGTAGTCAGGGTTATCGGGACGGCTCGGGTGGTTGTGGAATGCGACGCCGATGTTGTATTCCTTCGCCAGTTTCTCAAGGATGTCGATGGCATCGACCGATTCGGTCGTAATCGCCCTCATTCCCATTGCCTTGGCGAACTCGAACACCTTCCGAGCCTCATCCTCATTGGTCGGGACACCGACCACTCCGTAGTTGACGGCAATCAGTCCATGTTCATCGAGCTTCGACTTCAGCTTGGCGATGACTTCCTCGGGCTGGTCGTGTCCGACCTTGAGGTTGCGTTCGTCAGGGCTGAGAGCCTGGCCGGGATAAAACTCAATGACCTTGCCACCGGCCTGGGCGGTCTTCTCGATCGCCTCGAACGCCGTGAAGCGGTTGAACGTGTAGGCCTGGCAGCCAATGGCAAAGCCACCGATCTTGGCATCATCCGGGATCTGCGGCTGAGCCTGCGCCGCGGTGCTCATCATCAGGACGACCGCCGGCACCACGTGCCAGCGAGAGAGGGTCGCGTTGCAGATCATGATTCCTCCAGTTGCACGGTTCGCAATTCCGATTCGGATCAACGTGTGTTTGCCCGTCGTTCCGGGGATTCGGGCCTCGAGTGGGCGACCGTCCCGGACCGCTCGATTGTAATGACGATTGCTCGCCAATGCTCCCTTCCGCTTCGGGAGTGATTCGTCGTCGATCGTGATCTGGCAACATCCGATCCTCGTGCCTGAACTCCAGCGTCTCGTATCGATTCCCTCCAGCGTGCGTGTACAATCGGTCAGACTCAATGAGCCGAACGTCGTCCTTCCTGGACTGGTTGCTCGATGCCGAAGGATTCTGAAGCCGAGGGGGACATGATCGTCGTCATTGCCGAAAAACCGTCGGTCGCCCGCGATCTCGCCGCCTTCCTCGGCGCATCGAGTCGTCGAGACGGTTATCTCGAAGGCAACGGCTATCAGGTGACCTGGGCTCTTGGTCATCTGGCCACCTTGAAGGAGCCGGAGGACTATGAACCTCAGTTGAAAAAGTGGTCGCTTGAAACATTGCCAATTCTCCCGGATCGGTTT contains:
- a CDS encoding isochorismatase family protein, with amino-acid sequence MRNVPVCVTWFFGLWVLCVVEAVSEEPSGETRTYANQLTPLTDPQPILADFPQFVAPIEESARFEAPVLVDDPEADLDVRAWRFSYNARGIIEVPNHLRSDRTAIVVVHPWGVDDGQGWDTPEPAGAAFQCTPVKNAIALDHAKEVINPFLNAWRDRVGAVVYSLPGTEDPIRAKLYRSVRGTPSADDRIEGQRELTATLRSFAYRGSALPEQITVSTETPTIDYFQQFRGLDAGPIYDPPGFWELPIPVMKSIEVDPNDVVIYDGEGYDLLRDFLQSQGIRHVLLAGYNTDMCVCSTTAGHENLRKDFNVFLVGDATLATFPANPRPSLATNAAVSFAALDLFITQVSWIRPRDKTLSSD
- a CDS encoding glycine cleavage system protein R, which produces MSRHVILTLTGADRIGIVEELTRILLDQGGNVETSRMARLGGEFAVLMLVSLPESQDAELHRGLEKLAARGYKFTITPTEQPYAEAHSGWRGFRIEVEGADHEGIVHRVARHLSTQGISIESMETETTSAPFGGVPLFNMSASIVVPPELAETSWNDGLFAIGDEMNLEIRVAPEPEG
- a CDS encoding sugar phosphate isomerase/epimerase family protein, with protein sequence MICNATLSRWHVVPAVVLMMSTAAQAQPQIPDDAKIGGFAIGCQAYTFNRFTAFEAIEKTAQAGGKVIEFYPGQALSPDERNLKVGHDQPEEVIAKLKSKLDEHGLIAVNYGVVGVPTNEDEARKVFEFAKAMGMRAITTESVDAIDILEKLAKEYNIGVAFHNHPSRPDNPDYKVWDPNYIAELVKDRDSRLGACADTGHWARSGLNPVECLKILKGRIISSHLKDLNEMGRSGHDVPYGTGVCNIADVLDELKAQGFEGNISIEYEHDWENNVPGVAQCIGFVRGYTR